The Astatotilapia calliptera chromosome 17, fAstCal1.2, whole genome shotgun sequence genome has a segment encoding these proteins:
- the LOC113009203 gene encoding uncharacterized protein LOC113009203, with protein sequence MHIKTGTWEASNTVCEPDGLCDQAVLVSAANSEPHIRNRRLSPGSGNCGGGGGGGCISGGDKLPRQLSPDGDLMGPSHAFSFRREKERRGPQHKGRSLRRESQKGVGRVSERPQKVNQKERWVEDSLSLLKPPPAFPVQDSPAKLQPAVSYASKVKAGAATGALEEDRPAIGMLLQNQWGLSFISEARPVTEGSGPNSRSSTPLPTDSKHPADLQLDTVLTVRPPEERPIPVSTSLNPIACAEVDESNGKLLLSCRHLVEALNYHSKEWNAICNRQKKDPKRVIWYKDTKEHPA encoded by the exons GTACATGGGAAGCCAGCAACACTGTGTGTGAGCCTGATGGTCTATGTGACCAAGCAGTCCTTGTTTCAGCCGCCAATTCTGAGCCACACATTCGGAACCGCCGCCTGTCTCCTGGCTCGGGAAACTGTGGAGGTGGTGGGGGTGGAGGATGCATCTCTGGAGGCGACAAGCTGCCACGGCAGCTTTCACCCGATGGTGACCTGATGGGTCCCAGCCATGCCTTTAGCTTCCGCAGGGAAAAGGAACGCAGGGGCCCACAGCACAAAGGTCGTAGTCTGCGCAGGGAAAGTCAGAAGGGTGTTGGCCGTGTAAGTGAAAGGCCACAAAAGGTTAATCAAAAGGAAAGATGGGTCGAGGACAGTTTGTCTCTACTTAAGCCCCCACCTGCCTTCCCAGTGCAAGACAGTCCTGCCAAGCTACAGCCTGCTGTTAGCTATGCCTCCAAGGTGAAGGCGGGAGCTGCAACTGGAGCACTGGAGGAAGACCGACCTGCCATCGGCATGCTGCTACAGAACCAGTGGGGTCTAAGTTTCATTAGCGAGGCAAGACCAGTCACAGAGGGCTCTGGCCCCAACTCCCGTTCCAGTACCCCACTGCCCACAGATTCTAAACATCCAGCAGACCTACAGCTAGACACAGTTCTCACAGTGAGGCCCCCAGAAGAAAGGCCAATTCCAGTGTCTACCTCCCTCAACCCAATTGCATGCGCAGAGGTCGACGAGAGCAATGGAAAGCTGCTGCTCAGTTGTCGCCACCTAGTGGAAGCTCTGAACTATCATAGTAAAG AGTGGAACGCTATCtgcaacagacagaaaaaag ATCCAAAAAGGGTGATCTGGTACAAGGACACCAAGGAGCACCCAGCCTAG